In uncultured Ilyobacter sp., a genomic segment contains:
- the accB gene encoding acetyl-CoA carboxylase biotin carboxyl carrier protein: MKIDVKTIRELAENIEKYNLQEVTVESEGAKVTLKREVAAPETTHASVAMTTPAPVAAAASKATSPAAEKIEEKYESINSPMMGTFYKAPAPDAPDFVKEGQEVKQGDTLCIVEAMKLMNEIKASRDGKIVKILLEDGAPVVKGDKLFLID; encoded by the coding sequence ATGAAGATTGATGTAAAAACGATAAGAGAATTGGCAGAAAATATAGAAAAGTACAACTTACAAGAGGTAACTGTAGAAAGTGAAGGTGCTAAGGTAACTTTAAAAAGAGAAGTAGCTGCACCTGAAACAACACATGCAAGTGTAGCTATGACTACTCCTGCACCTGTAGCTGCAGCGGCAAGTAAAGCGACATCACCTGCTGCAGAAAAAATAGAAGAAAAATATGAATCTATCAACTCTCCTATGATGGGAACTTTTTATAAAGCACCTGCACCTGATGCACCTGACTTTGTAAAGGAGGGGCAGGAGGTAAAGCAGGGGGATACCCTTTGCATAGTTGAGGCTATGAAACTTATGAATGAAATAAAGGCTTCAAGAGATGGAAAAATAGTTAAAATTCTGTTAGAAGACGGAGCACCTGTAGTCAAAGGAGATAAATTATTTCTGATTGACTAA
- a CDS encoding hemolysin family protein yields the protein MGTYGQILLLILLVLLSGFFSASETALTAFKTRNLEEIKHPKAGELLKKWLKRPNEMLTGILLGNNIVNILGSSIATAITFNILGTNSTAILTATASMTAVILIFGEITPKIVAKNYSAKIAKIVVVPVYYFTLLTIPLIKILMIISKFIGKILGIQIHDETLMITAQDIISYVNVGKAEGIIEEEEKEMIHSIFEFSDTTAKEVMTPRTSMFALDAESTINEVWDDVFETGYSRIPVYENGIDNIIGVLYIKDLLNVIKEGKAETQIKNYLKKAYFVPETKSIVEILGDFKRTKVHIAIAIDEYGGTVGIVTIEDLLEEIVGEIRDEYDREEEEIIRPLGDGKYEIDAMIDIETLNKNLDIELPESEDYESLGGLVVTELGKVADTGDQIVVNEVSIKVLEVDKMRVSKVLLEKETEVQE from the coding sequence TTGGGCACGTATGGACAAATTTTACTACTGATTCTTTTGGTTCTACTATCGGGATTTTTCTCGGCCTCTGAGACAGCTTTGACTGCTTTTAAGACTAGGAATCTTGAAGAGATAAAACATCCTAAAGCAGGAGAGCTTCTGAAAAAGTGGCTTAAGAGGCCTAATGAGATGCTCACAGGGATACTTCTAGGAAATAATATTGTAAATATTTTGGGTTCTTCAATAGCGACAGCAATAACGTTTAATATACTAGGAACAAATAGTACAGCTATATTAACAGCCACTGCTTCTATGACTGCTGTAATTTTGATTTTCGGAGAAATAACTCCAAAAATAGTGGCAAAGAATTATTCTGCCAAAATAGCGAAAATTGTTGTAGTACCTGTGTATTATTTCACTTTGCTGACGATACCTTTGATAAAGATACTCATGATTATTTCAAAATTTATAGGGAAAATTTTGGGCATACAAATCCATGATGAAACCCTTATGATAACTGCACAAGACATAATTTCATATGTAAATGTGGGGAAGGCAGAGGGAATCATAGAAGAGGAAGAAAAGGAGATGATACACTCCATATTTGAGTTTAGTGACACTACAGCCAAAGAAGTCATGACTCCTAGAACATCGATGTTTGCTCTAGATGCAGAGAGCACAATAAATGAGGTATGGGACGATGTTTTTGAAACAGGATACTCTAGAATACCTGTATATGAAAACGGAATAGACAATATTATCGGTGTTTTGTATATAAAAGACCTTTTAAATGTAATAAAAGAGGGAAAAGCTGAGACTCAAATAAAAAATTATTTGAAAAAAGCCTACTTTGTACCTGAAACAAAGTCTATCGTAGAAATATTAGGTGACTTTAAGAGAACAAAGGTACATATTGCTATAGCGATAGATGAGTATGGTGGAACAGTAGGAATAGTTACAATAGAAGACCTCTTAGAAGAGATCGTAGGAGAGATAAGGGATGAATATGACAGAGAGGAAGAAGAAATAATTCGTCCTTTAGGTGATGGTAAATATGAAATAGATGCAATGATTGATATAGAAACTCTAAACAAAAATCTAGATATTGAACTTCCAGAATCTGAAGACTATGAAAGTTTAGGTGGTCTTGTGGTTACAGAATTAGGTAAGGTGGCAGATACAGGTGATCAGATTGTAGTTAATGAAGTATCTATTAAAGTTCTAGAAGTGGATAAGATGAGGGTTTCAAAAGTATTGCTCGAAAAGGAGACAGAGGTGCAGGAATGA
- a CDS encoding CBS domain-containing protein: MKRIADVINREVISISKETSFDDIISIMKNKGVGKLPVVSEEKVIGVVTRDDILIREEKAPLPPVIAFWDLLITLPGNKEFKSKLKKIASFKAEDIMTEEFLSSCLEDDLEEVVTKMIEEEYSYTLVMENEKLIGIVTKSDLIKNCF, translated from the coding sequence ATGAAAAGGATAGCAGATGTTATAAACAGAGAAGTTATTTCCATTAGTAAAGAAACATCTTTTGATGATATAATATCTATTATGAAAAATAAAGGGGTAGGAAAACTTCCTGTTGTGTCAGAAGAAAAGGTAATAGGTGTAGTTACCAGAGATGATATTCTTATTAGAGAGGAAAAAGCACCTCTACCACCTGTAATTGCATTTTGGGATCTTTTGATAACACTTCCAGGGAATAAAGAATTCAAAAGTAAGCTGAAAAAAATAGCTTCATTCAAGGCGGAAGATATAATGACAGAGGAGTTTTTGAGCAGCTGTCTCGAAGATGACTTAGAAGAAGTAGTCACAAAGATGATAGAGGAAGAATATTCCTATACTTTGGTAATGGAAAATGAAAAATTAATTGGAATAGTAACAAAAAGCGATCTTATAAAAAATTGTTTTTAA
- the fmt gene encoding methionyl-tRNA formyltransferase yields MRILFMGTPDFAVPSLDLLNKHHEIAGVFTKIDKPNMRGKKIKFTPVKEYALEHEIPVYQPKSVKTQETLDLVREINPDLIVVVAYGKILPKELIDIPKYGVINVHSSLLPKYRGAAPIHAAIINGDTESGVSIMYIAEELDAGDVILQGKTPINEEDTLETLHDRLMNIGAETLLEAVDLIGKERAPRISQDHEKATFVKPFKKEDCEINWNQENFKIYNFVRGMNPFPSAHTYNQGKIYKIYKVEKISREYEGEPGEIVELLKGRGPVVKTGNGSVIIAEAKPENKKKLTGPDLVNGNYFSIGTKFENSKIK; encoded by the coding sequence TTGAGAATACTTTTTATGGGTACCCCTGATTTTGCGGTACCATCACTTGATTTACTAAATAAGCACCATGAAATTGCAGGGGTTTTCACAAAAATAGATAAACCCAATATGAGAGGTAAAAAAATAAAGTTTACACCTGTAAAGGAGTATGCATTAGAGCATGAGATTCCTGTATACCAGCCAAAATCTGTAAAAACACAGGAAACACTGGATCTTGTAAGGGAGATAAATCCAGATCTGATAGTAGTAGTGGCATACGGTAAAATTCTTCCGAAAGAATTGATCGATATACCCAAATACGGTGTGATAAATGTTCATTCCTCTCTTTTGCCTAAATACAGAGGAGCCGCACCTATCCATGCAGCAATAATAAACGGAGATACAGAGTCAGGAGTCTCTATAATGTACATTGCAGAAGAGTTAGATGCTGGAGACGTGATACTTCAGGGGAAGACTCCTATAAATGAGGAGGATACCCTAGAAACCCTGCATGACAGGCTGATGAATATAGGGGCAGAAACCCTTTTAGAGGCGGTAGACCTCATAGGAAAAGAAAGGGCTCCTAGAATATCTCAGGATCATGAAAAAGCAACCTTTGTAAAACCATTTAAAAAAGAAGACTGTGAAATAAATTGGAATCAAGAAAATTTTAAAATATATAATTTTGTGAGAGGGATGAATCCTTTTCCAAGTGCCCACACATATAACCAGGGTAAAATCTACAAAATCTACAAAGTTGAAAAAATCTCACGTGAATACGAGGGAGAGCCAGGGGAGATAGTTGAACTGCTAAAGGGGAGGGGCCCTGTTGTAAAAACTGGAAACGGGAGTGTAATAATTGCTGAAGCTAAGCCTGAAAACAAAAAAAAGCTTACAGGTCCAGACCTTGTTAACGGAAACTATTTTAGTATTGGCACAAAATTTGAGAACAGCAAAATAAAATAG
- the def gene encoding peptide deformylase, with protein MVYDIRTYGDPVLRKEALPVEDVNDEIREIIDSMVESMHEAGGVGLAAPQIGVSKRIFVIDIEDGNIRKVINPEFLEFSDEIVEHEEGCLSVPGVYKKVKRPARVKIKYTNEKGEEVIEDAEGLLSRAFQHEADHLDATLFVDKLSPVAKRMVSKKLQALKKETEKKGL; from the coding sequence ATGGTTTATGATATAAGAACTTACGGTGATCCTGTTCTAAGGAAAGAGGCTTTGCCAGTGGAAGATGTAAATGATGAGATAAGAGAGATAATAGACAGCATGGTTGAAAGTATGCACGAGGCTGGGGGAGTTGGCCTAGCAGCACCGCAAATTGGGGTAAGTAAGAGGATATTTGTGATTGATATAGAGGATGGGAATATAAGGAAAGTAATAAACCCAGAATTTTTAGAGTTCTCTGACGAGATTGTAGAACATGAAGAGGGCTGCCTCAGTGTACCTGGAGTTTATAAAAAAGTAAAAAGACCAGCAAGAGTCAAGATAAAATATACCAATGAAAAGGGAGAAGAGGTAATAGAAGATGCAGAAGGACTTCTTTCTAGAGCATTTCAACATGAAGCAGACCATTTAGATGCGACTCTTTTTGTGGATAAATTGTCCCCTGTAGCAAAAAGAATGGTGTCGAAAAAACTCCAAGCACTGAAAAAAGAGACTGAGAAAAAAGGACTTTAA
- a CDS encoding DUF502 domain-containing protein gives MRKKLKNWFYTGLIALLPVILTFYFLSWIFQMVINLLRDSFLVRNLTKFLLGLDRFSKVEQIEIYIKLSVYVISIVGIFLIITLVGLTLKHVIGKRIASFLERLFVKLPVIKQVYTTLSQITGLVSSDKAKSYQKVVLIEYPKKGIYSLGFLTSDGNSYFEEVMGKEKILNIFVPTSPNPTSGMFIMMEEKDVKVLNIRVEEAIKLIISGGAIIPYSVSNRI, from the coding sequence ATGAGAAAAAAATTAAAAAACTGGTTTTATACAGGATTAATAGCTTTGTTACCAGTGATACTTACCTTTTATTTTCTTTCTTGGATTTTTCAGATGGTAATTAATTTACTGAGAGATTCCTTTCTTGTAAGAAATTTAACAAAATTTTTATTGGGTCTAGACAGATTTAGTAAAGTTGAGCAGATTGAAATATATATAAAGCTATCTGTGTATGTGATATCAATTGTAGGTATATTTCTCATAATAACCCTTGTGGGGTTGACCTTGAAGCATGTGATAGGAAAAAGAATAGCTAGTTTTCTTGAAAGACTTTTTGTAAAACTACCTGTGATAAAGCAGGTATATACCACACTGAGCCAGATAACCGGGCTAGTATCCTCAGACAAGGCAAAATCATATCAAAAAGTAGTTTTGATAGAATACCCTAAAAAAGGGATTTATAGTTTGGGTTTTTTAACAAGTGATGGAAATAGTTATTTTGAAGAGGTGATGGGGAAGGAAAAGATATTAAATATCTTTGTCCCTACATCTCCAAATCCTACTTCTGGAATGTTTATAATGATGGAAGAAAAAGATGTAAAAGTTTTAAATATTAGAGTTGAAGAGGCCATAAAATTAATTATTTCAGGTGGGGCTATAATTCCTTATTCTGTGTCAAACAGGATTTAG
- the ndk gene encoding nucleoside-diphosphate kinase codes for MEKTLLIIKPDGVQRGLVGKILAKIEKKGFKISAMKLEKISEEKAGVHYAEHKGKGFYSELLEFITSSPSVLAVIEGKNVIEGLRKMAGKTNPLEADLGTIRGDFAVVVSQNIVHTSDGPESSKREIENFFSEEEIQTHILCTEGWTYGD; via the coding sequence ATGGAAAAAACGCTACTGATAATCAAACCTGACGGAGTTCAAAGAGGCCTTGTGGGGAAAATTCTCGCGAAAATCGAAAAGAAAGGATTTAAAATTTCTGCAATGAAACTTGAAAAAATTTCCGAAGAAAAAGCAGGAGTTCATTATGCAGAACATAAAGGGAAGGGGTTTTACTCTGAGCTTTTAGAGTTTATTACTTCTAGTCCTAGTGTTTTGGCAGTTATAGAGGGTAAAAATGTTATAGAGGGTCTGAGAAAAATGGCAGGGAAAACAAATCCACTTGAAGCGGACCTTGGTACAATTAGAGGAGATTTTGCAGTGGTAGTATCTCAGAATATAGTTCATACATCAGATGGTCCTGAAAGTTCTAAAAGGGAGATTGAAAACTTTTTTTCAGAAGAGGAGATACAAACACATATTCTATGTACTGAAGGATGGACTTACGGAGATTAG
- a CDS encoding adenine phosphoribosyltransferase: MNLKDYVALVEDFPKEGIKFRDITPLMNNGEAFRAATDKIVKYAEEKKIDLVVGPEARGFIFGCPVSYALGVGFIPVRKPGKLPREVVEYNYDLEYGTNVLCIHKDSIKPGQRVLIVDDLLATGGTVEATVKLIEELGGEVAGLAFLIELEELEGRKKLEGYDVFTLMNY, encoded by the coding sequence ATGAATTTGAAGGATTATGTAGCCTTAGTTGAGGACTTTCCAAAAGAGGGAATTAAATTTAGGGATATAACCCCATTAATGAATAACGGTGAGGCTTTTCGTGCTGCAACAGACAAAATAGTAAAATATGCAGAAGAAAAAAAAATCGACCTTGTAGTGGGACCAGAAGCCAGAGGTTTTATTTTTGGGTGTCCAGTATCTTATGCACTCGGAGTAGGATTTATACCGGTGAGAAAGCCAGGTAAGCTTCCTAGAGAGGTTGTAGAATATAACTATGACCTTGAATACGGTACAAACGTACTTTGCATACACAAGGATTCTATAAAGCCTGGGCAGAGAGTACTTATAGTAGATGATCTATTAGCTACCGGTGGAACTGTAGAGGCCACTGTGAAATTAATAGAGGAACTTGGTGGAGAGGTAGCCGGACTTGCCTTCCTTATAGAGCTCGAAGAGCTTGAAGGAAGAAAAAAATTAGAAGGCTATGATGTGTTTACACTTATGAACTATTAA
- a CDS encoding ACT domain-containing protein, whose amino-acid sequence MSKKEKREYYIVDKRILPNSIQNVIKVNDIVQIEKISKYEAIKRVGISRSTYYKYKDFIKPFFESGKETVFSVYMSLEDKPGVLARILDVVADTGMNILTITQNIPIDGTSKVTISLQTNEDMLRKIEGMLENITGLEGVKDLRVIGSN is encoded by the coding sequence ATGAGCAAAAAAGAGAAAAGAGAGTACTACATTGTAGATAAACGTATTCTGCCAAACTCAATACAAAACGTAATAAAAGTAAATGATATCGTTCAGATTGAAAAAATATCTAAATATGAAGCCATAAAGAGAGTAGGTATAAGTAGAAGTACTTATTATAAATATAAAGATTTTATAAAACCTTTCTTCGAAAGTGGAAAGGAAACAGTTTTTAGTGTTTATATGTCTCTGGAGGACAAACCTGGAGTTTTGGCCAGAATACTAGATGTCGTTGCAGACACGGGTATGAATATACTGACCATAACTCAAAATATACCAATTGACGGAACTTCTAAGGTAACTATATCTCTTCAGACCAACGAGGATATGCTCAGAAAAATCGAAGGAATGCTAGAGAATATAACAGGACTAGAAGGAGTAAAAGATCTAAGAGTTATTGGTAGTAATTAG
- a CDS encoding NUDIX hydrolase, with product MEIRVRVAGVLTRGDEILFVKHQKNGEEYWLLPGGGVDYGETMEESLAREFLEECNIEIEVENLMFVSQGISPDKKKHIINMFFKVKYITGELKIGEEERLKEAAYHNIDNVKNMTLYPNVKKELLDYFEGNKEIKYLGHRWE from the coding sequence ATGGAAATAAGGGTTAGGGTAGCTGGTGTTTTAACAAGAGGAGATGAGATACTTTTTGTAAAACATCAAAAAAATGGTGAAGAGTACTGGCTACTTCCTGGAGGGGGAGTAGACTACGGTGAAACTATGGAGGAATCTTTAGCTAGAGAATTTCTAGAAGAATGTAATATCGAGATAGAAGTTGAGAACCTGATGTTTGTTTCTCAGGGGATCTCACCAGATAAAAAAAAGCATATAATTAATATGTTCTTTAAAGTAAAATACATCACTGGGGAGCTCAAAATAGGTGAGGAAGAAAGGCTCAAAGAAGCCGCTTACCATAATATAGATAATGTGAAAAATATGACGCTTTATCCTAATGTTAAAAAAGAACTTTTAGACTACTTTGAAGGAAACAAGGAGATAAAGTATCTAGGTCATAGGTGGGAATAA
- a CDS encoding redox-sensing transcriptional repressor Rex yields the protein MISLVTDKEKISPRVIERLTRYLRCLENLSPDDYISSEEMAERMGLTAAQIRKDLSNFISDFGEGFGVRGKGYQVRILYSGIEKILGVHKTNNIIIIGAGRLGGALLAEPEFTKESFNVIGVFDVADYKVGKEVNGIKIRHTSEIEYFLNTKDRVDIAILTVPKSVAQDVATILIKAGVKSFLNFAPLKLEVPEDVVVSNIDLYGKLQELNYWKEKVNQW from the coding sequence GTGATTAGTTTGGTGACTGACAAAGAAAAAATATCCCCGAGGGTAATTGAGAGGCTAACTAGATACTTAAGATGTCTGGAAAATCTCTCACCTGATGATTACATATCTTCTGAGGAGATGGCTGAAAGAATGGGGCTTACAGCAGCTCAAATCAGAAAAGATCTGTCAAACTTCATTTCAGATTTTGGAGAAGGTTTTGGAGTTAGAGGGAAGGGGTATCAAGTAAGGATTTTGTACAGCGGAATAGAGAAAATTTTGGGGGTTCATAAAACAAACAATATCATAATTATAGGTGCTGGAAGATTAGGGGGAGCCCTTCTTGCAGAACCTGAGTTTACAAAGGAAAGTTTTAATGTAATAGGTGTATTTGATGTAGCAGATTACAAAGTCGGAAAAGAGGTAAACGGAATAAAAATTCGGCATACTTCTGAGATAGAGTATTTCTTGAACACAAAAGATAGAGTAGATATAGCAATCCTCACTGTTCCTAAAAGTGTTGCTCAGGACGTGGCAACAATCTTGATAAAAGCCGGAGTTAAATCTTTCTTGAATTTTGCACCTTTGAAACTTGAAGTTCCTGAAGATGTAGTGGTATCAAACATAGACTTGTACGGGAAGCTTCAAGAATTAAATTACTGGAAGGAGAAAGTAAATCAATGGTAG
- the folD gene encoding bifunctional methylenetetrahydrofolate dehydrogenase/methenyltetrahydrofolate cyclohydrolase FolD — protein sequence MVVIDGKKISTEIKEEIKKEVLEYKENTGQTPGLAVVLVGENPASKVYVNSKVKSCGDLGFYSEKHVLEENSSEEEVLELIDKLNENEKVHGILVQLPLPKHIDEKKVTNRIASEKDVDGFKPENLGKVMIGEDDGFKSCTPYGVIELLKRSGIEIAGKDAVIVGRSNIVGKPLVGLLISESATVTICHSRTKNLTEKTKQADILIAAVGKAGFITKDMVKEGAVVIDVGINRNEAGKLCGDVAFDEVAPMTSAITPVPGGVGPMTIAMLMKNTMKSFKKSL from the coding sequence ATGGTAGTTATAGATGGTAAGAAAATATCCACAGAGATAAAAGAAGAGATAAAAAAAGAAGTGTTAGAATACAAAGAGAATACGGGTCAGACTCCTGGTCTTGCAGTAGTTTTGGTAGGAGAGAATCCAGCTTCAAAGGTATATGTTAATTCTAAGGTGAAAAGCTGTGGAGACTTGGGTTTTTATTCTGAAAAGCATGTTTTAGAGGAAAATTCAAGTGAAGAGGAAGTGCTAGAATTAATAGATAAACTCAATGAAAATGAGAAAGTTCACGGAATATTGGTCCAATTGCCACTTCCTAAACATATAGACGAAAAAAAAGTTACAAATAGAATAGCTTCAGAAAAAGATGTAGATGGTTTTAAACCTGAAAATCTTGGAAAAGTCATGATAGGTGAAGACGACGGATTTAAATCTTGTACACCTTACGGTGTAATAGAATTACTCAAAAGAAGTGGCATAGAGATAGCAGGAAAGGATGCTGTGATAGTAGGAAGAAGCAACATAGTCGGAAAACCCCTAGTAGGACTACTGATCAGCGAGAGTGCCACAGTGACTATATGTCATAGCAGAACTAAAAACTTGACTGAGAAAACAAAACAGGCTGATATATTGATAGCGGCTGTGGGTAAAGCAGGATTTATTACAAAAGATATGGTAAAAGAAGGTGCAGTAGTAATAGATGTAGGTATAAACAGAAATGAAGCCGGAAAGCTCTGTGGAGACGTGGCATTTGATGAAGTGGCTCCAATGACATCTGCAATTACACCTGTTCCCGGGGGAGTAGGGCCTATGACAATAGCCATGTTAATGAAGAATACAATGAAATCTTTTAAAAAGTCACTATAA
- a CDS encoding ATPase, T2SS/T4P/T4SS family: MARIIKKRLGDTLVDEKIITEDELKKALEKQSTTHKKLGETLVDMGYVSSEEIVRILGEQMGIPYVSLERLVITKEAILLLSKETAEKFCVMPLFKNDNVLHVAMEDPLDVFAIDRIEEESGMEVFQSIARRDDVVRAIEKYYSPVFLKEDSSYLKERRNFERTDTSAVEVVNLVMKKAIIENASDIHIEPEANILRVRFRIDGLLHEILTPPKSLHSAIVSRIKIISKLDIAEKRIPQDGRVEINFEEKLIDMRVSILPTIFGEKVVIRLLDKSNVKVSLESLGFEKNNVEKLKKLIRRPNGIIFVTGPTGSGKTSTLYASLNEINTLDKNIITLEDPVEYQMEIINQVQVNSQVGLDFSSGLRSILRQDPDVIMIGEIRDVKTAEIAIESAMTGHLVFSTLHTNSATGAISRLIDMGVEPFLLSASLAGVLGQRLVRKLCTHCKEEILVSGTELKEFDTNPTEDYKLYKAKGCSFCRNTGYSGRTAVIELLEVESEIRTMINKGADIFQIKDAAIRKGMKTIKQEGFEKALEGITSIEEVLRVAQDDI; encoded by the coding sequence ATGGCCAGGATCATAAAAAAAAGACTTGGGGATACTCTGGTAGATGAAAAAATAATAACAGAAGATGAGTTAAAGAAAGCCCTTGAAAAACAAAGTACAACCCATAAAAAACTTGGGGAAACTCTTGTAGATATGGGATATGTAAGCAGTGAAGAGATAGTGAGAATACTAGGAGAACAGATGGGAATTCCCTATGTTTCCCTAGAAAGGCTTGTGATTACAAAGGAAGCCATCTTACTTCTCAGCAAAGAAACTGCTGAAAAATTTTGTGTTATGCCACTTTTTAAAAATGACAATGTGCTGCATGTGGCCATGGAGGACCCTCTAGATGTTTTTGCAATAGATCGTATAGAGGAAGAAAGCGGCATGGAAGTCTTTCAGTCTATAGCTAGAAGAGACGATGTAGTGCGAGCAATTGAAAAATATTATTCACCTGTTTTTTTGAAGGAAGATTCAAGTTATTTAAAAGAGAGAAGAAACTTCGAGAGGACGGATACTTCCGCAGTAGAAGTTGTAAACCTTGTTATGAAAAAGGCTATAATCGAAAATGCCAGTGATATTCATATAGAACCTGAGGCCAATATTTTGAGGGTAAGATTTAGAATTGATGGTTTACTCCATGAAATACTTACACCCCCTAAATCACTTCACTCGGCTATAGTATCTAGAATAAAAATAATCTCTAAGCTTGATATAGCTGAAAAAAGAATACCTCAAGATGGTAGGGTAGAAATAAATTTTGAAGAAAAATTGATTGATATGAGAGTATCGATACTTCCAACTATTTTTGGAGAAAAAGTCGTAATAAGACTTCTTGATAAGTCAAATGTAAAGGTTAGCTTAGAAAGCCTTGGATTTGAAAAAAATAATGTAGAAAAATTGAAAAAGCTCATAAGGAGACCCAACGGGATAATATTTGTAACCGGTCCCACTGGAAGTGGTAAAACCTCTACTCTTTATGCATCCCTAAATGAGATAAATACTTTAGATAAAAATATAATTACATTGGAAGATCCAGTGGAATATCAGATGGAAATAATTAATCAGGTCCAGGTAAACTCTCAGGTGGGACTCGACTTTTCGTCAGGGCTAAGGTCAATATTGAGACAGGACCCTGATGTTATAATGATAGGTGAGATAAGGGATGTAAAGACCGCCGAAATCGCTATAGAATCTGCCATGACCGGCCACTTGGTTTTTTCTACTCTCCATACAAACTCTGCTACAGGAGCAATATCAAGGCTCATAGATATGGGCGTGGAACCATTTTTACTTTCAGCTTCTTTAGCTGGAGTACTGGGGCAGAGACTTGTAAGAAAACTTTGTACACACTGTAAAGAGGAAATATTAGTTTCTGGAACCGAACTAAAAGAGTTTGACACGAATCCGACTGAAGACTATAAACTTTATAAGGCAAAGGGTTGCAGTTTCTGCAGAAATACCGGATACAGTGGAAGAACTGCGGTAATAGAGCTTCTAGAAGTAGAGAGCGAGATAAGGACTATGATAAACAAGGGTGCGGATATTTTTCAGATAAAGGATGCAGCCATTAGAAAAGGCATGAAAACAATAAAACAAGAGGGGTTTGAGAAAGCCTTAGAAGGAATAACCAGTATAGAAGAGGTTTTACGAGTAGCACAAGATGATATATAA